In Delphinus delphis chromosome 18, mDelDel1.2, whole genome shotgun sequence, the following proteins share a genomic window:
- the CDX2 gene encoding homeobox protein CDX-2, with translation MYVSYLLDKDVSMYPSSVRHSGGLNLAPQNFVSPPQYPDYGSYHVAAAAAANLDSAQSPGPSWPPAYGAPLREDWNGYAPGGAAAAANAVAHGLNGGSPAAAMGYSSPADYHPHHHPHHHPHHPAAAPSCASGLLQTLNPGPPGPAVTAAAEQLSPGGQRRNLCEWMRKPAQPSLGSQVKTRTKDKYRVVYTDHQRLELEKEFHYSRYITIRRKAELAATLGLSERQVKIWFQNRRAKERKINKKKLQQPPSSQPQAPQPQPGPLRSVPEPLSPVSSLQGSVPGPVPGVLGPTGGVLNPTVTQ, from the exons ATGTACGTGAGCTACCTCCTGGACAAGGACGTGAGCATGTATCCCAGCTCCGTGCGCCACTCCGGCGGCCTCAACCTGGCCCCGCAGAACTTCGTCAGCCCCCCGCAGTACCCGGACTACGGCAGCTACCATGtggcggccgccgccgccgcgaaCTTGGACAGCGCGCAGTCCCCGGGACCGTCCTGGCCGCCCGCGTACGGCGCCCCGCTCCGCGAGGACTGGAACGGCTACGCGCCGGGGGGCGCGGCGGCCGCCGCCAACGCCGTGGCCCACGGCCTCAACGGGGGCTCCCCGGCCGCCGCCATGGGCTACAGCAGCCCCGCCGACTACCACCCGCACCACCACCCGCACCACCACCCGCACCACCCGGCCGCCGCGCCCTCCTGCGCCTCGGGCTTGCTGCAGACGCTCAACCCCGGCCCCCCCGGGCCCGCCGTCACCGCCGCCGCCGAGCAGCTGTCCCCCGGCGGCCAGCGGCGGAACCTGTGCGAGTGGATGCGGAAGCCCGCGCAGCCGTCGCTCGGCAGCCAAG TGAAAACCAGGACGAAAGACAAATACCGAGTCGTGTACACGGACCACCAGCGTTTGGAGCTGGAGAAGGAGTTTCACTACAGTCGCTACATCACCATCCGGCGGAAAGCCGAGCTGGCCGCCACGCTGGGGCTCTCCGAGAGGCAG GTTAAAATTTGGTTTCAGAACCgcagagcaaaggaaaggaagatcaACAAGAAAAAGCTGCAGCAGCCGCCGTCGTCCCAGCCACAGGCTCCCCAACCGCAGCCAGGTCCCCTGAGAAGTGTCCCGGAGCCCCTGAGTCCCGTGTCTTCCCTGCAGGGCTCGGTGCCTGGCCCTGTCCCTGGGGTTCTGGGGCCGACTGGGGGGGTGTTAAACCCCACTGTCACCCAGTGA